In one Streptomyces venezuelae genomic region, the following are encoded:
- a CDS encoding pentapeptide repeat-containing protein, with translation MGDPAGVMGNLMRRERRGLRLWNVGLVLALVFVGALTVAGAVFLTGWELLGARGLKHERRIDSKTLFDLVKLAFGVVAGAGALVALVVAYRRQRVDEDGARREATRLHTERFTTAVSQLGDDSAAVRLGGVHALAGLADDAPTNHLRQTCIDVLCAYLRLPYTAETDLPEDATARHAYQASREVRHTIIRIIRDHTALGPEDFPASWQGYDLDFTGVVFDGGDFTGAVFAAGATVSFRGADFSSGTVSFREAEFAGGTVGFQSAGFSGGTVDFGGTLFSGGHVYFGRARFSDGQVHFGRAEFCGATVGFGQAEFSGGTVDFRGTPFSGGTVYFDQAEFTGSRVCFDLARFAGSEVGFDLARFLGGEVGFGQAQFSGGRVDFDHAEFTGGTVGFEGARFSGGRTDFGGVQFSSGAVNFRRARFSGGTVDFSGSGGPAPRSLLPVMRRLPLPDGLRVPARWHPSAP, from the coding sequence GTGGGCGATCCTGCGGGGGTGATGGGCAATCTGATGCGGCGGGAGCGCCGCGGGCTGCGTCTGTGGAACGTCGGCCTGGTCCTGGCCCTGGTCTTCGTCGGCGCGCTCACCGTCGCCGGCGCCGTTTTCCTCACCGGATGGGAGCTGCTTGGTGCCCGGGGGCTCAAGCACGAGCGGCGGATCGACTCCAAGACTCTCTTCGATCTGGTGAAGCTCGCCTTCGGTGTCGTGGCCGGTGCCGGTGCTCTCGTTGCTCTGGTCGTCGCCTACCGCCGCCAGCGCGTCGACGAGGACGGCGCCCGACGCGAAGCCACCCGCCTGCACACCGAACGCTTCACCACAGCTGTCTCCCAACTCGGCGACGACTCCGCCGCCGTACGCCTCGGCGGCGTCCACGCACTGGCCGGACTCGCCGACGACGCCCCCACCAACCATCTGCGCCAAACCTGCATCGACGTGCTGTGCGCCTACCTGCGCCTGCCCTACACCGCCGAGACCGACCTTCCAGAGGACGCAACGGCGCGGCACGCGTACCAAGCCTCACGCGAGGTGCGACACACCATCATCCGCATCATCCGCGACCACACCGCACTCGGCCCTGAAGACTTCCCCGCCTCCTGGCAGGGCTACGACCTCGACTTCACCGGAGTCGTCTTCGACGGCGGCGACTTCACCGGCGCGGTATTCGCCGCCGGGGCCACGGTCTCTTTCCGGGGAGCGGATTTCTCCAGCGGGACAGTCTCCTTTCGGGAGGCGGAGTTCGCCGGCGGCACGGTCGGTTTCCAAAGCGCGGGGTTCTCCGGCGGCACGGTCGACTTCGGCGGGACACTGTTCTCCGGTGGCCACGTCTACTTCGGCCGAGCGCGGTTCTCCGACGGCCAGGTCCACTTCGGCCGGGCTGAGTTCTGCGGCGCCACGGTCGGCTTCGGCCAAGCGGAGTTTTCCGGGGGCACGGTTGATTTCCGGGGAACACCGTTCTCCGGCGGCACGGTCTACTTCGACCAGGCGGAGTTCACCGGCAGCCGGGTCTGCTTCGATCTGGCGCGGTTCGCGGGCAGCGAGGTCGGCTTCGACCTGGCACGTTTCTTGGGCGGCGAGGTCGGCTTCGGGCAGGCGCAGTTTTCCGGCGGCAGGGTCGACTTCGACCACGCTGAGTTCACCGGCGGCACAGTTGGCTTCGAAGGGGCACGGTTCTCCGGCGGCCGGACAGACTTCGGAGGAGTGCAGTTTTCCAGCGGTGCGGTGAACTTCCGCAGGGCGCGGTTCTCCGGCGGCACGGTCGACTTCTCCGGTTCTGGAGGACCTGCGCCAAGGAGCCTGCTGCCAGTGATGAGAAGACTGCCGCTGCCGGACGGCCTGCGCGTCCCCGCGCGATGGCACCCGTCGGCGCCCTGA
- a CDS encoding cysteine hydrolase family protein: protein MANSALLVMDIQRDVVELADDGSGYLARLRTAIDAARAAGVPVIYVVMGLRPDVPDVAPPTRIVRTVREAGLFTEGARGSEIHPDVAPRPGETVVTKRRAGAFSGSDMELVLRAHDVDHLVLTGIATSGVVLHTACRANDMDLPLTILSDACLDLDPDVHRTLTEKLFPQWAEVVTASTWAESIAR, encoded by the coding sequence ATGGCGAACAGCGCTCTCCTGGTGATGGACATCCAGCGGGACGTCGTGGAGCTCGCGGACGACGGGTCCGGATACCTGGCGCGGCTGCGCACGGCGATCGACGCGGCACGGGCGGCGGGCGTACCAGTGATTTACGTGGTGATGGGACTACGCCCGGACGTGCCGGACGTCGCCCCGCCCACCAGAATCGTCCGCACCGTCCGGGAGGCGGGCCTGTTCACCGAAGGCGCCCGCGGCAGCGAGATCCACCCCGACGTGGCGCCGCGGCCCGGCGAGACCGTGGTGACCAAGCGGCGGGCCGGCGCGTTCTCGGGCAGCGACATGGAGCTGGTGCTCAGGGCCCACGACGTCGACCACCTCGTCCTGACGGGCATCGCCACCAGCGGCGTGGTCCTGCACACCGCGTGCCGCGCGAACGACATGGACCTGCCCCTGACGATCCTTTCCGACGCCTGCCTGGACCTGGACCCGGACGTCCACCGCACCCTCACCGAGAAGCTGTTCCCCCAATGGGCCGAGGTCGTCACGGCTTCGACCTGGGCGGAGTCGATCGCCCGGTGA
- a CDS encoding protein phosphatase, producing MTPPDMPETDETSTWASGAAGILRLPSGRLVRGRGLRHPLPDGDVPDFGVYLLGKQPPEVAWKAAWLPWPDFRLPGDRELARKVFLEVWERAAVERVEVACGGGRGRTGTALACVAVLDGVPAAEAVSYVREHYDRHAVETPWQRRYVRRFSSS from the coding sequence ATGACGCCTCCTGACATGCCCGAGACCGACGAGACAAGCACATGGGCGAGCGGTGCCGCCGGAATTTTGCGGTTGCCCTCCGGGCGGCTCGTCCGGGGGCGGGGGCTGCGGCATCCGCTGCCCGATGGGGACGTGCCCGACTTCGGTGTCTACCTGCTCGGCAAGCAGCCGCCCGAAGTGGCCTGGAAGGCGGCGTGGTTGCCGTGGCCCGACTTCCGGCTGCCCGGCGACCGGGAGCTCGCGCGGAAGGTGTTCCTCGAGGTGTGGGAGCGGGCCGCCGTGGAACGCGTCGAGGTGGCGTGCGGGGGTGGGCGGGGCCGGACCGGGACGGCCCTCGCCTGTGTCGCCGTGCTCGACGGGGTGCCGGCGGCGGAGGCCGTCTCCTACGTACGAGAGCACTACGACCGGCATGCGGTCGAGACGCCCTGGCAGCGGCGGTACGTCCGGCGCTTCAGCTCCTCATAG